In Mytilus edulis chromosome 4, xbMytEdul2.2, whole genome shotgun sequence, the following proteins share a genomic window:
- the LOC139518842 gene encoding uncharacterized protein: MHSFAVVIFCLFAVYCHAIPPGYLLEVTHSCGKLNADGSSDGAGANVTVKTDLHAFAKLTCSNNGSPLTVKMAEINDSNTAVTTNLYYDDDSSATLGTDCFFFHPSDSELYVVEIEVFWGFGNATLMEDYETYTITCTTNGAASMNLASKKIDDNRIVLTDGLVHTLGNRYVGSSTLKLKNVLGRDINATKVSMGKKIYLELSISGGSEQGLTPYDCYARNSDSSKSYKIFNAGCGDGIVFKKSAGFTVSGTTARSPYFKVFKLIETDSDDTAVKYSCSFTTCNNTCDGTSCSLTFRSKRSIDQDQDMMMADSEKYRIELPTKSDESKPGKEGKDADTKEHDLSSVALFCVALLAILSLIFSLYSCIRQERSRSQRECVPGCKCPNSEICPCPECPRRV; encoded by the exons ATGCATTCTTTTGCTGTAGTAATCTTCTGCCTGTTTGCG GTGTACTGCCATGCTATTCCACCCGGATACTTGTTAGAAG TAACACACAGCTGTGGAAAGCTTAACGCAGACGGTTCATCAGACGGAGCAGGGGCTAACGTTACTGTTAAGACTGATTTGCATGCATTTGCAAAACTGACATGCAGTAATAACGGCAGTCCACTCACAGTAAAGATGGCGGAGATAAATGACTCTAATACTGCAGTAACGACAAACCTGTACTATGACGATGATTCCTCTGCAACCCTTGGTACAGATTGCTTCTTTTTC CATCCCTCTGACTCTGAACTTTATGTGGTTGAGATAGAAGTATTCTGGGGATTCGGGAACGCCACATTGATGGAAGATTACGAAACCTACACTATAACATGTACTACCAATGGAGCGGCTTCAATGAATCTAGCAAGCAAAAAGATTGATGACAA TCGAATTGTGTTAACTGATGGATTAGTGCATACACTTGGTAATAGGTATGTTGGTAGCTCAACCTTGAAACTAAAAAATGTTTTGGGACGAGATATAAATGCAACTAAAGTATCTATGGGAAAGAAAATTTACTTGGAGTTGTCAATTAGCGGTG GTAGTGAACAGGGATTAACACCTTACGACTGTTATGCAAGAAACAGCGATAgttcaaaatcatacaagatattTAATGCAGG GTGTGGGGATGGCATTGTATTTAAGAAATCGGCAGGTTTTACAGTTTCTGGAACAACAGCTAGAAGTCCATACTTCAAAGTGTTCAAGCTTATTGAAACTGACTCCGACGATACTGCTGTGAAGTACAGCTGTTCATTTACCACATGTAATAATACCTGTGATGGG ACAAGCTGCAGTCTTACTTTTAGAAGTAAAAGATCTATAGACCAAG ATCAAGACATGATGATGGCGGATTCAGAAAAATATCGCATTGAGCTACCAACTAAAAGTGATGAGAGTAAACCAGGGAAAGAGGGAAAAGATGCTGACACTAAGGAGCACGATCTCTCATCAGTGGCCTTATTCTGTGTGgcattattggcaatattatcACTCATTTTCTCTTTATATTCATGTATACGACAAGAACGATCTCGATCACAACGGGAATGTGTTCCAGGGTGCAAGTGTCCAAACAGTGAGATTTGTCCTTGTCCAGAATGTCCTAGACGGGTTTAG